One Pontibacillus yanchengensis DNA window includes the following coding sequences:
- a CDS encoding diphthine--ammonia ligase, giving the protein MKNVIVSWSGGKDSAFVLFKLMRNGEYIIKGLLSTTSEETKRLPIHEVSTSLIQEQATSIGLPLFEVSLPSNANNDLYKKTLKKQFDQFKNNDVYTIIYADLFLEDIKVFRDQLLSEVGMIGEYPLWGRNTSALAEDFISKGFEAIVTTIDAEKLPSEMVGKLYNKSFLENLPEGVDPCGENGEFHTFVFNGPLFQYSIPFSVGETFETVSGRFLHVEIHSS; this is encoded by the coding sequence ATGAAAAATGTGATTGTTTCTTGGAGTGGAGGGAAGGATAGTGCGTTTGTTTTATTTAAGCTCATGAGAAATGGAGAGTACATTATCAAGGGTTTACTTTCTACAACATCTGAAGAGACCAAGCGTCTACCAATACATGAAGTAAGCACATCACTTATCCAAGAACAAGCAACCTCCATTGGCCTACCTTTATTTGAGGTCTCTTTACCTTCAAATGCCAACAATGATTTATATAAAAAAACGTTAAAGAAACAGTTCGATCAGTTTAAAAACAATGATGTCTATACCATTATTTATGCAGATCTCTTTCTAGAGGATATAAAAGTGTTTCGTGACCAGTTATTGTCTGAAGTAGGTATGATTGGAGAGTATCCACTTTGGGGGAGAAACACGTCCGCACTAGCTGAAGACTTCATCTCAAAGGGGTTTGAAGCTATTGTGACTACAATCGATGCCGAAAAGCTTCCCTCTGAGATGGTGGGGAAGCTTTATAATAAATCTTTTTTGGAAAACTTACCTGAAGGTGTCGACCCTTGTGGAGAAAATGGTGAATTTCATACGTTCGTTTTTAATGGTCCGTTGTTTCAATATTCCATCCCTTTTTCAGTAGGTGAAACCTTCGAGACGGTATCTGGTCGATTTTTACATGTGGAAATCCATTCTAGTTAA
- a CDS encoding N-acetylmuramoyl-L-alanine amidase, whose protein sequence is MDPSHGCSDPGVSYKGFLKKNYNLTIALKVHIYLLNHSMTRSSDQTISLTERTNMANSMNADYFLSIHNNASDGRGFESHIYNDQVSKQTREAQKK, encoded by the coding sequence ATAGATCCAAGTCATGGATGCAGTGATCCAGGTGTCTCATACAAAGGATTTTTGAAAAAGAACTATAACTTAACGATTGCTCTTAAGGTACATATCTACCTATTAAATCATTCAATGACACGCTCATCTGACCAAACCATAAGCTTAACAGAACGTACAAATATGGCTAACTCTATGAACGCAGACTACTTTCTTTCTATTCACAATAATGCTAGTGATGGTCGAGGGTTCGAATCGCATATTTATAACGACCAGGTGTCCAAACAAACCAGAGAAGCACAAAAAAAATGA
- the dat gene encoding D-amino-acid transaminase — protein sequence MSIKPYVLTETEYVNQEELTYPFEERGLQFGDGVYEVIRVYHGEYYLIEEHVERLFRSAAAIKLEVPYTKEDMYKRLEQLLQLNAFTGDGKVYLQITRGSAPRDHAFPKGVGANLYAYVSDVQRKLDLMKDGISTITEPDVRWDLCYIKSLNLLPNVMAKQTATEQNCFEAVLHKDGKVTECSSSNVYLVKDGAIYTHPATKNILHGCVRMRIEAFAKEAGIPFHEEAFHLDDMNEADELFLTSSTAEVMPIVNVDGKAVANGTPGNITRLMQQAYEKDAGIPENASIFADCTENKSVS from the coding sequence ATGAGCATAAAACCTTATGTGTTAACCGAGACTGAATATGTAAACCAAGAAGAATTAACGTATCCATTTGAGGAGCGAGGCCTACAATTTGGCGATGGTGTGTATGAAGTTATCCGTGTGTACCATGGCGAATACTATTTAATCGAGGAACATGTGGAGCGATTATTTCGATCTGCAGCCGCAATTAAGTTAGAAGTCCCTTATACGAAAGAGGATATGTACAAACGGTTAGAGCAGTTGCTTCAATTAAATGCTTTCACTGGAGACGGAAAAGTTTATTTGCAAATAACAAGAGGTTCAGCACCACGTGACCATGCTTTTCCTAAAGGTGTTGGAGCGAATTTATATGCGTATGTAAGTGATGTACAAAGAAAGCTAGACCTTATGAAAGATGGTATTTCTACTATTACGGAACCTGATGTGCGCTGGGATTTATGTTATATTAAGAGTTTGAATCTGTTACCAAATGTGATGGCTAAACAAACAGCAACGGAGCAGAATTGTTTTGAAGCCGTTTTGCATAAGGACGGGAAAGTAACAGAATGTAGCTCCTCCAACGTTTATTTAGTGAAAGATGGGGCGATTTATACCCATCCTGCTACGAAAAACATTCTACATGGATGTGTTCGTATGCGTATCGAAGCATTTGCCAAAGAAGCAGGTATTCCATTTCATGAAGAAGCATTCCATTTAGATGATATGAATGAAGCGGATGAGCTGTTTCTAACTAGCAGTACAGCTGAAGTTATGCCGATTGTAAATGTGGATGGCAAAGCTGTTGCAAATGGAACTCCTGGGAACATAACCCGTCTAATGCAACAGGCATATGAAAAAGATGCAGGAATACCGGAGAATGCTTCCATCTTCGCTGACTGTACAGAAAACAAAAGTGTATCGTAA
- a CDS encoding GNAT family N-acetyltransferase: MNITLQRMSQEIFEDYYEQSIEEYADEHVQAGNWTEEEALPNAKEQFKQLLPDGLSTLQHVFFSIQNEKQESIGVLWIKIEDKKDERRAFIYDIKLHEDQRDKGYGRATMNALEEYAGQTGIKQIGLHVFAHNKRALALYEKIGYEVTDLVMKKRL; encoded by the coding sequence ACATCACCTTACAACGAATGTCACAAGAAATTTTTGAAGACTATTATGAACAATCAATAGAAGAATATGCTGATGAGCATGTCCAGGCCGGGAATTGGACAGAGGAAGAGGCACTTCCAAATGCCAAGGAACAATTTAAACAATTACTACCAGATGGACTAAGTACACTCCAACATGTATTCTTTTCCATTCAAAATGAAAAGCAGGAATCCATAGGAGTACTTTGGATCAAAATAGAAGATAAGAAGGATGAGAGACGTGCCTTCATTTACGATATAAAACTTCATGAAGATCAACGGGACAAGGGATATGGAAGAGCAACCATGAATGCACTTGAGGAATATGCAGGACAAACAGGGATTAAGCAAATTGGACTACATGTGTTTGCTCACAATAAAAGGGCTTTAGCACTCTATGAAAAAATCGGCTATGAAGTGACGGATCTTGTTATGAAAAAACGTTTATAA
- a CDS encoding NUDIX hydrolase has product MKRKQKILAYITRVRNGQHELLVHKHKHQPEAGIQVVSGTVETGESLETTLFREILEEAGLKRIKLKKFLNTYTYYHPTKHKELERNVFWLEVTDQVPDEWEHEVEGSGNDKGLIFCWSWVPLHHHIELAANHDDCLHLIR; this is encoded by the coding sequence ATGAAGCGTAAACAAAAAATTCTAGCCTATATTACTCGTGTGAGAAATGGGCAACATGAGCTACTAGTACATAAGCATAAACATCAACCTGAAGCAGGGATTCAAGTAGTATCTGGCACAGTAGAGACAGGAGAATCACTAGAGACAACATTATTTCGCGAAATCCTTGAAGAAGCTGGCCTAAAAAGAATCAAATTGAAGAAGTTTTTAAACACTTATACCTACTATCATCCAACCAAACATAAAGAACTCGAACGAAATGTCTTTTGGCTTGAAGTAACAGACCAAGTACCCGACGAATGGGAGCATGAGGTCGAAGGAAGTGGCAACGACAAAGGTCTCATTTTTTGTTGGAGTTGGGTTCCTCTACATCATCATATAGAGCTGGCAGCTAATCATGATGATTGCCTGCATTTAATTCGTTGA
- a CDS encoding STAS domain-containing protein yields MSSQYNLASSEFQSLKTASQRLFNIISEHLNVNTAYVTKRGEHEMTVLSSYNEHEEIIPEGYSVEYGGTYCRLIISDDNNAMTTENLMKDEVTQQLEVTSQLDVKGFLGVTLTDSEGNVFGTLCVMDKEEKQFSDEDIHYLKSMAEILSHLIELDQTKYNMDYLTVPIIPITQGISILTIQGIIDEQRSAKIINNVLQYGSSQQIEYFIIDLSGLVILDGNFPQVIIQLVQSLQLMGIETIITGISPEIAKHEVNNIQLLQLKTKTVQNLEAALDYIGFYLAEKD; encoded by the coding sequence ATGTCTAGTCAATACAATTTAGCTTCATCAGAATTCCAATCTTTAAAAACAGCCTCCCAAAGGCTATTTAATATCATTAGTGAACATTTAAATGTGAATACAGCATACGTCACCAAACGTGGCGAACACGAAATGACTGTACTTAGTTCTTACAATGAACATGAAGAAATTATTCCAGAGGGATATTCGGTGGAATATGGTGGGACCTATTGCCGATTGATCATAAGTGATGACAATAATGCAATGACTACAGAAAATTTAATGAAAGATGAGGTAACTCAACAATTAGAAGTCACCTCCCAATTAGATGTCAAAGGTTTTTTGGGAGTTACATTAACTGATTCAGAGGGGAATGTTTTCGGTACATTATGTGTTATGGACAAAGAAGAAAAACAATTCAGTGATGAGGATATCCATTATCTAAAGTCCATGGCTGAAATCTTATCCCATCTCATAGAGTTAGATCAAACAAAATATAACATGGACTACTTAACCGTACCTATTATCCCTATTACTCAAGGAATCTCCATCCTTACAATACAAGGAATTATTGATGAGCAGCGATCCGCCAAAATCATAAATAATGTACTTCAGTATGGTTCGTCCCAGCAGATCGAGTACTTTATTATTGATTTATCTGGTCTTGTTATTTTAGATGGAAACTTTCCTCAAGTCATTATTCAACTTGTACAATCATTACAATTAATGGGGATTGAGACCATTATTACTGGTATTTCTCCGGAAATAGCTAAGCATGAGGTCAATAATATACAACTGCTGCAATTAAAAACGAAAACAGTCCAGAACCTAGAAGCAGCACTTGATTATATCGGTTTCTATTTAGCAGAAAAAGATTAA
- a CDS encoding DUF819 domain-containing protein, translated as MNNQALIQDPMAIFAYLIAIVGIVFMISTIENNGVKKFFRYLPPLIWMYFLPMISTTVGIIPQSSDLYSFLSTYMLPAGLLLLMISTNVPATFKLGGKAILVFLAGTVGVVIGGPIAFALFQGILPDEAWRGVGALAGSWIGGTANMGAMIDAFKTPKDILSPIILTDTIVAISWMGIMISLANYQERFNKWNGADNSTIKKVNEEIATDVARNAKPLQLPQLFGIIAVGFAGSYLIRVFAKLEFIPKTEVMSTSTWTFIIITAVGIALSFTKVRNLEYYGASKVGYLGIFLFLTAIGAQANLMDIVQAPQFILMGVVWLIIHIICIFTAARLLKAPLFFVAVGSQGNIGGTSSAPIVASVFQPALAPVGLLMGIVGNVVGTYAALLCGQLAKMIAGG; from the coding sequence ATGAACAATCAAGCTTTAATACAAGACCCGATGGCGATTTTTGCTTATCTGATTGCCATTGTCGGTATCGTATTTATGATCTCAACAATTGAGAACAATGGAGTTAAGAAATTCTTCCGTTACTTACCTCCATTGATATGGATGTACTTTTTACCGATGATCTCCACTACTGTTGGAATCATCCCACAAAGTTCTGATTTATATAGTTTCTTAAGTACATATATGCTTCCAGCAGGTTTATTGCTATTAATGATTAGTACGAACGTACCTGCTACGTTTAAACTAGGAGGAAAAGCCATTCTCGTTTTCCTTGCTGGTACAGTTGGAGTTGTGATTGGTGGTCCAATCGCATTTGCCTTGTTTCAAGGAATACTTCCTGATGAGGCATGGAGAGGTGTAGGTGCCCTTGCCGGTAGCTGGATAGGTGGAACAGCAAATATGGGTGCAATGATTGACGCCTTTAAAACACCAAAGGATATTTTAAGTCCTATTATCTTAACAGATACAATCGTTGCTATTAGTTGGATGGGCATTATGATCTCGCTAGCCAACTATCAGGAACGCTTTAACAAGTGGAATGGTGCAGACAACTCTACTATTAAAAAGGTGAATGAAGAGATTGCAACAGACGTAGCAAGGAATGCAAAACCACTTCAGCTTCCGCAGTTATTCGGTATTATTGCCGTTGGCTTTGCAGGATCTTATTTAATTCGAGTATTCGCAAAATTAGAGTTTATTCCAAAGACAGAAGTTATGAGCACGTCTACGTGGACATTCATTATCATTACCGCAGTCGGAATCGCGTTATCCTTTACCAAAGTCCGTAATTTAGAATATTACGGAGCGAGCAAAGTAGGCTATTTAGGTATATTTCTATTCCTTACAGCTATTGGGGCACAGGCCAACCTGATGGATATCGTCCAAGCTCCACAATTTATCTTAATGGGTGTTGTATGGTTGATCATCCACATCATTTGTATCTTTACAGCCGCTAGATTACTAAAAGCACCATTATTCTTCGTAGCTGTAGGATCTCAAGGTAATATTGGCGGAACGAGTTCTGCCCCTATCGTAGCGTCTGTTTTCCAACCAGCCCTTGCACCAGTAGGCTTATTAATGGGGATTGTTGGTAACGTTGTCGGTACGTATGCAGCATTGTTATGTGGTCAGCTTGCGAAGATGATAGCAGGTGGCTAA
- a CDS encoding Na+/H+ antiporter NhaC family protein, giving the protein MNKSFSLLEVILIFTVTVSFLMMAISFDAPLYLAMIPGIVLLCGLGMKHGYTVNQFVHSSWIGVKRNKDVAWLLFFIGVILPTWYYSGTIHDLNELFLSFISPSYFFTFAFLIVAMMSMVVGSSIASLSIVGVPLMAAANQIGLPVPVVAGALVSGGFVGDRSSPISSSFQLLRMSVEIDTKSHFRSIAPTLGWGVILSIIIFLTMDLVISKEQLTLNEVTPFSQLDYGSIGVSLLPPFILLIMILLGQEMKLSFSLGIGIAIVILLARGVGPMEWLEGLYFGVNALSGVRDMLPFVLFILVVGAYCQIMEDTEIIQPYIERIFTDNRSLQKNTAQSIAVAAGASLISPNQSFPIILTGRTLMPYWKKNFSQTHLSRILADSTVVFAGLVPWSLLAILCSTIIGVPVLTYAPFAVFLLLMPVITFIYSGIVSKKNISDLKHALQE; this is encoded by the coding sequence GTGAATAAGTCATTTTCGCTTCTTGAAGTTATTCTTATTTTTACTGTTACGGTTTCGTTTTTAATGATGGCCATTTCCTTTGATGCACCTCTTTATTTGGCAATGATCCCTGGTATTGTTCTATTATGTGGTCTTGGTATGAAGCATGGTTATACTGTGAATCAGTTTGTCCACTCTTCATGGATAGGTGTGAAGCGGAACAAGGATGTAGCTTGGTTATTGTTTTTCATTGGCGTCATACTTCCAACATGGTATTATTCTGGCACCATTCATGACCTTAATGAGCTATTCCTATCTTTTATATCACCTTCTTACTTTTTTACGTTTGCATTTCTTATTGTTGCGATGATGTCGATGGTAGTAGGATCATCGATTGCTAGTTTGAGTATTGTCGGTGTACCACTGATGGCTGCAGCAAATCAAATTGGTTTGCCTGTTCCAGTCGTAGCTGGTGCGTTAGTGTCAGGTGGCTTTGTTGGAGATCGCTCCTCCCCTATATCAAGCTCATTCCAGCTTCTGCGGATGTCTGTGGAGATAGACACAAAGTCACACTTTAGATCAATAGCACCAACATTAGGCTGGGGTGTCATTTTATCCATTATTATCTTTCTAACGATGGATTTAGTCATATCGAAAGAGCAACTCACATTGAATGAAGTTACACCATTTTCACAGTTAGATTATGGGAGCATAGGTGTTTCGTTACTTCCGCCATTTATTCTGTTAATAATGATTCTCTTAGGTCAGGAGATGAAGCTTTCCTTTTCGTTAGGAATAGGGATTGCTATCGTAATTCTCCTAGCAAGAGGTGTCGGGCCTATGGAATGGTTAGAAGGTCTTTATTTTGGAGTAAATGCTCTGAGTGGGGTGAGGGATATGCTCCCGTTTGTCCTGTTCATTCTTGTTGTAGGAGCCTATTGCCAAATCATGGAGGATACGGAGATTATCCAACCTTATATCGAAAGGATATTTACAGATAACCGTTCGCTGCAAAAAAATACAGCTCAATCAATTGCGGTTGCTGCAGGTGCTTCCTTGATTTCACCTAACCAGTCGTTTCCCATTATATTAACGGGTAGAACCCTTATGCCATATTGGAAAAAGAACTTCTCCCAAACCCATTTATCACGCATTTTAGCTGATTCTACCGTTGTGTTTGCTGGCTTAGTCCCTTGGAGCCTATTAGCTATTCTGTGTAGCACAATAATCGGAGTGCCTGTGCTTACCTACGCTCCTTTTGCAGTATTCCTACTTCTTATGCCAGTCATTACGTTTATCTATTCAGGTATTGTTAGTAAAAAGAATATTTCTGATTTAAAGCATGCTTTGCAAGAATAG
- a CDS encoding DUF421 domain-containing protein has translation MSFLPPLLLIFILYILVVRLLGKSALAQLTPHDFAALFFLAYVAFQPIQIDTYWQSIIGIIGIALIHFLISKLMLNNGIKHWIIGQPTVLVRHGKILPDNLRKSRFSLVELLSVLRTSGHPQVGTIEYAFLEPNGDVSIIPKREFTPLTPNDIGIQPPYEGIPLSVIVEGVIQHRNLSLIDKNEEWLLKELNQQGFPHTNHIFFAYCMDQDHSLEVIEYPT, from the coding sequence TTGAGCTTTCTTCCCCCATTACTACTTATTTTTATTTTGTATATTTTGGTCGTTCGCTTACTTGGAAAATCTGCGCTCGCTCAACTGACTCCTCATGATTTTGCAGCGTTGTTTTTCCTAGCGTATGTCGCCTTTCAGCCTATCCAAATTGATACATACTGGCAAAGTATCATCGGTATTATCGGGATAGCTCTTATTCATTTTTTGATTTCTAAACTTATGCTCAATAATGGCATTAAGCACTGGATTATCGGGCAACCCACTGTTCTCGTTCGTCATGGTAAAATTCTACCAGATAATTTACGAAAATCGAGGTTTTCCTTAGTAGAATTATTATCTGTTCTTCGCACATCTGGACATCCGCAAGTTGGAACCATTGAGTATGCTTTCTTAGAACCGAATGGTGATGTCAGCATCATACCCAAAAGAGAATTCACTCCGCTTACACCAAATGATATCGGTATCCAACCTCCTTATGAGGGTATACCTTTATCTGTCATTGTAGAAGGCGTAATCCAGCATCGAAATTTAAGCTTAATTGATAAAAACGAAGAATGGCTTCTAAAGGAATTAAACCAACAAGGGTTCCCTCATACTAACCATATTTTCTTTGCTTATTGCATGGATCAAGACCATTCATTAGAAGTAATAGAATATCCCACATAA
- a CDS encoding cold-shock protein, which produces MLQGNVKWFNAEKGFGFIEVEGQDDVFVHFSAIQDEGFKTLEEGQQVSFEIVEGNRGPQAANVSK; this is translated from the coding sequence ATGTTACAAGGTAATGTTAAGTGGTTTAACGCAGAAAAAGGTTTCGGTTTCATCGAAGTAGAAGGACAAGATGACGTATTCGTTCACTTCTCAGCTATTCAAGACGAAGGTTTCAAAACACTAGAAGAAGGTCAACAAGTTTCTTTCGAAATCGTTGAAGGAAACCGTGGACCACAAGCAGCTAACGTTTCTAAGTAA
- a CDS encoding SpoVR family protein, translated as MNIQGNKELHQTIEEITDIAEGFGLDFYPMRYEVCPADIIYTFGAYGMPTRFSHWSFGKQYHKMKLHYDLGLSKIYELVINSDPCYAFLLNTNSLIQNKLIVAHVLAHCDFFKNNVRFGNTNRDMVEKMTATAERFSYYEKIHGRKTVEEFIDAVLAIQEHIDPSLQRPKLAWTLEDLEEEELEGPRPTPYDDLWELGEEKKPEVDNKKKKKKFPPQPEKDILLFIEEYSRDLEEWQRDIMTMMREEMLYFWPQLETKIMNEGWASYWHARILREMDLTSSEAIEFSKLNAGVVQPSKTQINPYYLGVKIFEDIEERYNNPTEEMKRLGVKPGSGREKMFEVREIESDISFIRNYLTKELCSREDLYLFQKQGREYKITDKDYQEVRDQLVTMRVNGGFPYITVENGDYLKNGELYLKHHFEGVELDLDYLERTMPYLYQLWGRTVHIDTFVEDRNILFTYEGKKVNRKFI; from the coding sequence GTGAACATACAGGGTAATAAAGAGCTTCACCAGACTATTGAAGAAATTACAGACATCGCAGAAGGATTTGGTCTTGATTTTTATCCAATGCGTTATGAGGTTTGTCCTGCTGATATCATTTATACGTTTGGTGCATATGGAATGCCAACTCGTTTCTCCCACTGGAGCTTTGGTAAGCAATATCATAAAATGAAACTTCATTATGACCTTGGATTAAGTAAGATTTATGAACTTGTCATTAACTCAGATCCTTGTTATGCCTTCTTATTGAACACCAACAGTCTTATTCAAAATAAACTGATTGTCGCCCATGTTCTAGCCCACTGTGATTTCTTTAAAAACAACGTACGATTTGGTAATACAAATCGTGACATGGTTGAAAAGATGACGGCTACCGCAGAACGTTTTTCTTATTATGAAAAAATCCACGGCCGCAAAACAGTTGAAGAATTTATTGATGCTGTGCTAGCAATCCAGGAACATATTGATCCATCCTTACAAAGACCGAAACTAGCGTGGACACTAGAGGATCTAGAAGAGGAGGAACTAGAAGGACCTCGACCAACACCTTATGATGACCTATGGGAACTTGGGGAAGAAAAGAAACCAGAAGTTGATAATAAAAAGAAGAAAAAGAAATTCCCTCCACAGCCTGAGAAGGACATCTTATTATTTATCGAAGAATATAGCCGTGACCTTGAAGAATGGCAGCGCGATATCATGACGATGATGCGTGAAGAAATGCTGTATTTCTGGCCACAGCTGGAAACTAAGATCATGAACGAAGGCTGGGCTTCGTATTGGCACGCAAGAATCCTGCGGGAGATGGACCTAACTAGTTCTGAAGCGATTGAGTTCTCTAAGTTAAACGCAGGTGTGGTGCAGCCATCCAAAACACAAATCAACCCTTACTATCTAGGTGTGAAAATTTTTGAGGATATCGAAGAACGCTACAACAATCCAACCGAGGAAATGAAAAGGCTTGGTGTGAAACCTGGTTCTGGTCGTGAAAAGATGTTCGAGGTACGGGAGATTGAATCGGACATTTCCTTCATTCGCAACTATCTAACCAAAGAATTGTGCAGTCGAGAGGATTTATATTTGTTCCAAAAACAAGGTCGTGAATACAAAATTACGGATAAGGACTATCAAGAGGTTCGTGATCAACTTGTTACGATGCGTGTGAATGGTGGTTTCCCGTATATAACAGTCGAGAATGGTGACTATTTAAAAAATGGAGAGCTCTATCTGAAGCATCATTTTGAAGGTGTCGAACTAGATCTTGATTACTTGGAAAGAACGATGCCTTATCTTTACCAATTGTGGGGAAGAACGGTTCATATCGATACTTTCGTAGAGGATCGTAATATACTCTTCACGTATGAAGGGAAGAAAGTGAATCGGAAGTTTATTTAA
- a CDS encoding YhcN/YlaJ family sporulation lipoprotein has product MNIKIAGITMLSAAILFGCQGDDKEARMGTKGNDYEDSANNTNYSAQEDDYNKVDYDNGPNQGMMDGQDYGEENVGNEDTYKNDKNDNNQRYNVAREVAQKISKQVEEVDRAYVLKTRNNAYVAVTLDGEKNNKNNAMNNNNNNYNTNQMNTNDNNNMNNNDTKNNMGNDKVNDSLKSEIAKVVKSSDKEIDNVYVSSNPDFYGMTRGYVNDVNDGNPVGGFFNEFGKMVDRIFPDAR; this is encoded by the coding sequence ATGAATATTAAAATTGCAGGCATTACTATGCTTTCAGCAGCTATCCTTTTCGGCTGTCAAGGGGACGACAAAGAAGCACGTATGGGTACAAAAGGAAATGATTATGAGGATAGTGCTAACAATACGAACTACTCTGCACAAGAAGATGATTACAACAAAGTCGATTATGACAATGGTCCTAACCAAGGTATGATGGATGGTCAAGACTATGGGGAAGAAAATGTGGGTAATGAAGATACCTATAAAAATGACAAAAATGATAATAATCAACGCTATAATGTAGCACGTGAAGTGGCTCAAAAAATTTCCAAGCAAGTGGAAGAAGTTGATCGTGCATATGTACTTAAGACACGTAACAATGCATATGTAGCTGTTACACTAGATGGCGAAAAGAATAACAAAAATAATGCTATGAACAACAACAATAATAACTATAATACCAACCAAATGAATACGAATGATAACAACAACATGAATAACAATGATACCAAGAATAATATGGGTAACGACAAAGTGAACGATTCTTTAAAATCAGAAATAGCTAAAGTAGTTAAATCTTCAGATAAAGAAATTGACAACGTGTATGTATCATCAAATCCAGATTTTTACGGAATGACTAGAGGATATGTAAACGACGTAAATGATGGAAACCCAGTAGGTGGATTCTTCAATGAATTCGGTAAAATGGTTGATCGTATTTTCCCTGATGCACGATAA
- a CDS encoding PepSY domain-containing protein yields the protein MNIIRSNQLDYYGLHKRIFRLSWFLLVLIVAIVWFTSRTYIEERTFLLQDISKAEDTMSHISFALESARHGSREVVGNPSFEHNEHLNTLQRHFNWWESFKAEQHPYQFALNTSIGDFLEVLHTKKSYDAIGSVDQEAYKNMRGLIEQYQKALEEERMHLNGILGWELSSIVHTFNVQMYMDLHQQMGQLSMTYSQYQQLPSEMSLISEQQAKETLRELFSNPEADVHLSEHLSEAHHVDSRGFLQFDVDIAGNDYSGEMNAYTGEVPHFRAHGESTSGEVISKTKAGQIMKDFLNKNGEHRFEYEVTYLGMNHNFTSNVDIKRYSYKVTPTYDGYPLHIAYQYNIDARTGEMVSKRVMESESRDHSIHQNMSIQPVTNPISKQQATEVFEQEYPDMPIEYEGMTYIPSLLSNQYELVYQFTLDHEKTYINAQTGDVDIPY from the coding sequence ATGAATATTATTCGTTCCAATCAACTTGATTATTACGGATTACATAAAAGGATTTTTCGGTTGAGTTGGTTCTTACTTGTGTTGATCGTGGCGATTGTTTGGTTTACCAGTCGTACCTACATAGAAGAGAGGACCTTTCTTTTACAAGACATTTCAAAAGCTGAGGATACCATGTCCCACATTTCATTTGCGTTAGAATCTGCTAGGCATGGTTCTAGAGAAGTGGTAGGGAATCCGAGCTTTGAACACAATGAACATTTGAATACATTACAACGACATTTTAATTGGTGGGAGTCCTTCAAAGCTGAACAGCACCCCTATCAGTTTGCTTTGAATACATCCATTGGTGACTTTTTAGAAGTCTTACATACAAAGAAAAGTTATGACGCTATTGGATCTGTTGATCAAGAAGCTTACAAGAATATGAGAGGACTTATTGAACAGTATCAAAAAGCTCTGGAAGAAGAACGAATGCATCTTAATGGTATTTTGGGTTGGGAATTATCTTCCATCGTACATACATTTAATGTCCAAATGTATATGGATCTTCATCAACAAATGGGTCAATTAAGCATGACATATAGTCAGTATCAACAACTTCCTTCTGAAATGAGTCTTATTTCTGAACAACAGGCAAAAGAAACGTTAAGAGAATTATTTTCAAATCCTGAAGCAGATGTTCATCTGTCAGAACACCTGTCTGAAGCTCACCATGTAGATTCGAGAGGATTCCTACAATTTGATGTGGATATAGCTGGGAACGATTATTCTGGTGAAATGAATGCTTATACGGGAGAAGTTCCTCATTTTAGAGCTCATGGTGAGTCTACATCAGGGGAGGTTATTTCTAAGACCAAGGCTGGACAAATAATGAAGGATTTTCTTAATAAAAATGGGGAGCACCGTTTTGAGTATGAAGTTACTTATTTAGGGATGAATCATAACTTCACAAGTAATGTTGATATTAAACGGTACTCATATAAAGTTACCCCGACCTATGATGGTTACCCGTTACACATTGCCTATCAGTATAATATCGATGCTCGTACAGGTGAGATGGTTAGTAAGCGAGTCATGGAAAGTGAGAGTCGCGATCATTCTATTCACCAAAATATGAGCATTCAACCTGTCACTAACCCAATCTCCAAACAGCAGGCTACAGAAGTCTTTGAACAAGAGTATCCTGACATGCCTATTGAATATGAAGGAATGACCTATATCCCTTCACTACTGTCAAATCAATATGAATTGGTGTATCAGTTTACATTAGACCACGAGAAAACGTATATAAATGCTCAAACAGGCGATGTGGATATCCCCTATTAA